A genomic stretch from Bradyrhizobium sp. 195 includes:
- a CDS encoding TRAP transporter small permease subunit — MRPLLAVSTAIDWLNEKVGNVCNILVLAACVVSAVNAMIRYAFSYSSNSWLETQWYMFAVIVMFGSSYTFKRNEHVRVEILYLMLSERGQLWLDLIGTLVFLVPACLLLSYLSWSMFYNSLIIGEMSNNAGGLLRWPIKFVLPAGFFMVALQGVSEAIKRIAALRGEVTIEAKYERPTQ; from the coding sequence ATGCGCCCATTGTTGGCGGTAAGTACGGCTATCGACTGGCTGAATGAAAAGGTCGGCAACGTCTGCAACATTCTGGTGCTCGCGGCCTGCGTGGTCAGCGCTGTCAATGCGATGATCCGGTATGCCTTCAGCTACAGCTCCAACAGCTGGCTCGAGACTCAGTGGTACATGTTCGCCGTCATCGTGATGTTCGGCTCGTCCTACACTTTCAAACGCAACGAGCATGTGCGCGTCGAAATCCTGTACCTCATGCTTTCCGAACGCGGCCAGCTGTGGCTCGACCTGATCGGGACATTGGTTTTCCTCGTCCCGGCGTGCCTGCTCCTCAGCTACCTCTCATGGTCGATGTTCTACAACTCGCTCATCATCGGCGAAATGTCCAATAATGCTGGCGGCCTCCTCCGGTGGCCGATCAAGTTCGTCCTGCCGGCAGGATTTTTCATGGTGGCTTTGCAAGGTGTTTCGGAAGCCATCAAACGCATTGCGGCCTTGCGTGGTGAAGTCACCATCGAGGCAAAATATGAGCGGCCGACCCAATGA